The sequence GAACGTACTGCCTTAAGGCCTCCTCATCCAGCTGGGCTAAATGCATCGCGTCGGTAATTCCTGCAAGTTCTGTTACTTCATCCCATTTTCATCCCATTGCTATCTCATCCGATTTCGTAGGAATACGGCCCGGTAGCCAGTACCGATCCGGTTGCCGTGTTTACGTATGTATATATATTGTGTATACATATGTATTCGATTCTACGAAATATCGGCCGTATTTCCGCCTGTGTAAGTGCATCGCGAGTAGCTGGCAGGATCCGGATGACGGGGGTTACCTGCATTCTGCTGGTGCTGTGCCATGTATCGTTTGCCGCCGACGCTCTAGCCCACGGCGGTCGGAAAGACAAGCATGGCGGCCATAACAACCGCAGCCAGGGCAACTACCATTTTCATGAGGGGCCGCTGGCCGGGAGGACCTTCGACTCCAAGGCAGAAGCGCTCAAGGCGCTCGCAGGTCTGACGGAAGGAGCTTCTGCCCCTCGCCGTACAGCACCAACAGTACCAGGGAAGATGCATCCTGAACTGGGCGTTTCCGTCGCGCCGGAAGTGAGGCATACGGTCTACGATAGAAGCGACTATGCCTATCCGGCTTCCATCGAACATCAGATCGTAATCCGGCAAGGCGGTATATACTCACCTTATTCGATGCGTTGTTTCAGCGATGTGGGAGCAACAGATATCGAGCACATCGTGGCCAATTCGGAAGCCCACGACAGTGGTATGGGGTCGAGGACGCGAGCGGAACGACAGCGGTTCGCTTCGGACCTGGACAACCTGACGCTGGCGGCGCCTCGATTGAATCGTTACGAGAAAAGGGACAAGGATCCCGCGAACTGGATGCCGGAAAACAACCGATGCTGGTACGTGGGGAAATACCTGGAAGTCAAGCGGAAATACGGCTTGTCAATGGATCAGGCTGAAGCCGACTCCGTGCTCGCCGTGTACCGTTCCTGTTCAACTTTCAAGATCATTCAGCCACCATGCACCGGCAGTGAGTAGTCCGAAGGTGTTTTGACCGGGCCATCGGACATATAGGACCTGGGCTTCAATCAGCACCGAGTACCCTATGTCGCAACACGTTAAAGGATGTCCGGTGAACGACATCGTCCTTGAGGCACTATATCCACGATCACCTTCCCCGAATCTCCTCGACGTACTCATCTGAGTTTTCTTGACTGCAACCTGACTCGCCGGTCTTTTTTCTTGACGGCTAGCGATCTGACCATATATTGTAGTGCGTTTATTGGAATAATTATGCTCGTAAACACATATTTATTTGATCAAACATGAACGCCAAACACCAGCGCCAGGGCACCATACGATCACTCATCGAGCGGGG comes from Gemmatimonadota bacterium and encodes:
- a CDS encoding HNH endonuclease, whose amino-acid sequence is MYSILRNIGRISACVSASRVAGRIRMTGVTCILLVLCHVSFAADALAHGGRKDKHGGHNNRSQGNYHFHEGPLAGRTFDSKAEALKALAGLTEGASAPRRTAPTVPGKMHPELGVSVAPEVRHTVYDRSDYAYPASIEHQIVIRQGGIYSPYSMRCFSDVGATDIEHIVANSEAHDSGMGSRTRAERQRFASDLDNLTLAAPRLNRYEKRDKDPANWMPENNRCWYVGKYLEVKRKYGLSMDQAEADSVLAVYRSCSTFKIIQPPCTGSE